In the Bacillota bacterium genome, one interval contains:
- a CDS encoding FAD-binding protein produces MTYKKLDQQDLAFLEQVAPGRVYSGAEINEDYSHDEMTEYGKFMPEAVVEVQTTEEVARIMRYAHEQNIPVTPRGSGTGLCGGAVAIIGGILLSFTAMNRILEIDQDNLMAVVEPGVLLMELAKAVSEQGLLYPPDPGEKSATIGGNVMTNAGGMRAVKYGVTRDYVRGLKAVLPNGEVIETGGKVIKNSSGYSLKDLLVGSEGTLAVVTEITLRLLPLPAKTVSLLAPFESLEQAIDTVPLILRSKVIPTAVEFMQREVIEAAEEYLGKIFPDKTSDAYLLLSFDGDSTEEIEKIYDDVAKLLLEHGAIDVFIANTAERQEAIWEARGAFLEAIKSSTASLDECDVVVPKDRVAEFVKFAHQLEAEYGVRIRSFGHAGDGNLHVYALKDDIPDREWQPKIQVIMQKLYDKAIELEGQVSGEHGIGHAKTMFLRQSVGETSMQLMRGIKQAFDPKNILNPGKLH; encoded by the coding sequence ATGACCTATAAAAAACTGGACCAGCAGGACTTGGCGTTTTTGGAGCAAGTTGCTCCAGGCAGGGTTTACAGCGGAGCGGAGATTAATGAAGATTACAGCCATGATGAAATGACCGAGTATGGAAAATTCATGCCCGAGGCGGTGGTGGAAGTCCAGACCACCGAAGAAGTGGCGCGAATCATGCGCTATGCGCATGAGCAAAACATTCCCGTCACCCCCCGGGGTTCGGGAACCGGTCTCTGTGGGGGCGCCGTGGCGATTATCGGCGGCATCCTCCTCTCGTTTACTGCGATGAACCGGATTCTCGAAATCGACCAGGACAATCTGATGGCGGTGGTGGAGCCGGGGGTGTTGTTGATGGAACTGGCCAAGGCCGTAAGCGAGCAGGGCTTGCTCTATCCGCCGGACCCAGGCGAGAAGAGCGCCACCATCGGCGGCAATGTGATGACCAACGCCGGCGGCATGCGGGCGGTGAAATATGGCGTCACCCGCGACTATGTCCGGGGCCTCAAGGCTGTCTTGCCCAACGGCGAGGTAATTGAGACCGGCGGCAAAGTGATCAAAAACAGTTCCGGCTACAGTCTCAAGGATTTGCTGGTCGGGAGCGAAGGCACGCTGGCGGTGGTCACCGAGATCACCCTGCGTCTGCTGCCCCTGCCGGCAAAAACCGTCAGCCTGTTGGCGCCCTTTGAAAGTCTTGAGCAGGCCATTGACACCGTGCCCCTGATTCTCCGTTCCAAGGTAATTCCCACGGCTGTAGAATTCATGCAGCGGGAGGTCATTGAAGCAGCCGAGGAATACCTGGGCAAAATCTTCCCCGACAAGACCAGCGATGCGTATCTGCTGCTCAGTTTTGACGGCGACAGCACTGAAGAGATTGAGAAAATCTACGATGATGTGGCCAAGTTGCTCCTGGAGCACGGGGCGATTGATGTGTTCATCGCCAACACCGCCGAACGGCAAGAAGCAATCTGGGAGGCCCGGGGCGCCTTTCTCGAGGCAATCAAAAGCTCCACCGCCAGCCTGGACGAGTGCGATGTGGTTGTGCCCAAGGACAGGGTCGCCGAGTTTGTTAAATTCGCCCACCAACTTGAGGCGGAATACGGCGTGCGCATCCGTAGCTTTGGCCACGCTGGCGACGGCAACCTCCATGTCTACGCCCTCAAAGACGATATTCCCGACCGGGAATGGCAGCCAAAGATCCAGGTAATCATGCAAAAGCTCTACGACAAGGCAATTGAGTTGGAAGGGCAGGTCTCAGGCGAGCACGGTATCGGCCATGCCAAGACCATGTTCCTGCGCCAATCCGTCGGAGAGACCAGTATGCAGCTGATGCGCGGTATCAAGCAGGCCTTTGACCCCAAAAACATCCTCAACCCCGGCAAACTGCACTAA